Within Rissa tridactyla isolate bRisTri1 chromosome 4, bRisTri1.patW.cur.20221130, whole genome shotgun sequence, the genomic segment TGAAGTATGaactagaaaagcagaaaaaaggctgtgacttcctttttccttttttttgcctttttgggaATAGGTAAGTTTTGTTCCATGATAAATTAGATACTTAATTGAATTAAGTATgatgagaataaagaaaaaaaaaaagcgctgcaTTGGAGAAAACTTGCGACTAGAAAGGGCATAGCAAGAAAAGCACTCCAAGGTGTGCTTTTTATCCTAAAAGATGGGTTACAACATGATGAAGATACATTTAGAAAGGCTGTCTTGATCCTGAGAACATGGTCACCATAGTAACAGAATTCATTTATCCTTTTCTCCCCAACCCAATCAAGAAGAAACGCAAGTGAGggggaaaatacaggaaaacttcTTCCATTACTACTCCTACATATTCATACTCCTCTGCTGAACAGCATTTTAATACACAAATAGGTAGCCAAAACACTTTCATTGTCTCACACAAGTTGGAGGGCAAATGCTTATTAGCTATTAGTCTTTGATATTTTCAATATTCTTTTGTGTACTCACCTGAAGTAGCTTTTCTTTACCACAGGCAGTATTTTTAAGGTAGACTGCAACAGTCCCAGTACACTGATCAAGAGCAGCACAGTTAATTTTCCTTATCTTAATTCCCTTAAATATTAGGGGAATAAACAGACACTTTTCTTGCAAAGGACAAAGAGATTATGTATGCATGCCTTTTGATCGATGTGTGCCAAGTCGAGGGCAAAAAGCCAGGAATTTTTGGCCATATTCCAACTTTTCCAGAAGCCCTCAGTGAGGATGAGTGGAGTTCTGCAGTGTGCTCCATCAGCAACAGTGATACAGCATGGGAACCTGTCAGCCGAGGAGGAAAGGCTAAACTAAAAGGCTAAGTCCAGAGTCGGTGGTAAAACTTCCATTGTGTTTAGTAAAGCCAGGTTTTCATTCTTTGGCTCTTATTGGGAAAGGTCCTGCCTTGACCAGACTGTCTTCCATGCGGCCACACCTTCTGCTACTGGCAAAGAGCAGTTTGGGAAGCAGGAGCTCAAAATGGGTTGTGTTGTGCTGAGACGTTTCAGTGCCGTGGGGCGCAGTGTGTTGGAGTTTGCAACGTGACAGGTGCAAGGGGACCAGAACAATAAGATCCTACAAGTGTCTAAGGACCTTCTTCCATGGCTTAGGATATGATCCAGGCAAAAAGTAGACGGTTTAGTTTTACAGAAAATGGAGGCCAAGAAAAAAGAATACTGCTTAGGTAAGTACTGTGCACAAAGGAGTTTTCAGAGTAAATCGCCATCTCAGTGAATTATATTTAGCCATAAGGAACCTCAGgatgcagaacagcagctgtgTAAAGAAACCCTGGTTTGAGTTACCAAAGGTATTGGATCCGATTTGATATTTcttatgctttctttaaaaaatagtcCACTTTCTCCTCACTGAGAAGAAACAAGAGAACGGCTCCTATGCACACGCTGAGATGAAGAATGCTTCTGCATCCCACTCCTGTACTGTTGTCCCTGaagaaagcaattagaaaaatCAGGCTGTGCATACTCTTCACCACCTTCGTCTGGTTTAGCAGCTTGAAAACAGACCTGGAACAAAGATCACCTTGGGCTGGTTCCTGCTGTTCCCACCTCTTGTGTCCtccaggggaggggaggaatcAACTTGCTCACGAGTGCAAGCATCTGCATCTGGAGTTCTGCAGTTTTCTACAAGatgtgttttcatttggtttcctAAACTGTCCTTGAATTACAAATTACTGCAGATTGCAGTCACTAACTTTGTGCTCCAAGTTTGATAAAGACATCATTATCAATTTGTTTAGAAATCCTGCTAATATCCCTACTTTGGCACAGAGAAAGTCACTTCAACTAAAATAAGAAGCAGTCTTTTGAAGAGGTAAGAATCTTCTAAGTTTGAAAGCAGTGACTTCAaccatatctttttttttgggggggagggtgagTCCTTTatggcccaaaaaaaaaaagaaaaaaaccactgaacTCATTATCTCATACTACTCCTACGTAAAGCACAATTACACAGTAACTTACATCAAACAAAATTAGAAAGcagtgattttgctttttttatgttTACATTCTTTATCAAATTATGCAGTGCAAGGTCAGGTGACACGAATGAAAGGAACTACCTGAGTTCTGTGGGACACGTAATCACCTCCAGAGCTGGTTACCTACACAGCAGCTTATGGGGCAGCTCCTGTTTAGCTAGAGCCATCTGCCAAGTCCCAGTCCTACTGATCTGGAACCACAGCCTGACTTTCCTCTCCATTCTTCAAGATACAGCCCACTGATAGAGGAATATTTTCCCAGGAAACAGTGAGCAGAATAGACAAAAAAATGCCCTACAGAAATCCAGCCAGCCTCTTCTGCAAAACATTATCTATAggtgtatttttaaaaccagaacaaatgCATTAATTGAATTACTGCAGATTAATAACAAATAGATCTGTTATAGAGTAGAATACTTGCGGAGTTTCTAGAGAACAACTGCTTTTCTCTGGAAGTTTATCCCATTGTGCAAAATACATTGTTGACAAGTAGCCAACCAATACAGCATTATTTGGTGCTGAAAGACTATATGGgcatttgattttttaatttttacatgatGTTTGTTTGAATTTAACAATATTTCTTGAGGATATCTAGGAACAGTAAATTGACATTGTTCCCACagtcttttcatctttttaaaaggatttcttcctttgtttAGTAGCAGttccattttctatttttctccccTAAGTGCTAGAATAATGAGTTTTAACTTTCCTTCCTCCAAGTTTATTCTCCAGTGTAGTAAGATTTAGCCTTTAAATTTAGCCAAATTACCCCAGGCTTTCACTTCTTCAATTCCCACAGCTTTGCTTTGTACTTCACTTTCTTTCATCAaaaatctggagagaaaaaattaTCTTACCAACACCTCTGGTGGTTAAAAACAACCATCATAACCAAAACCACACACTTTTTCGTATCTCTAATGTgatgataaagaagaaaacaagtcttgatttttttttttttcatattggatGCTGGAGAACATTTTGCCCAGTGCAAATCAGCTGAACAACAAGCAGTAACAAGTCAAAGTTTCCACCGTCTTGGATGAAGTTAAAAATCAAACTCTACAAGTCTAATATTCCATCTTGCATAAAGAATCTCATGAATTACTGTTTTCTGGTGACAATTCTAGCACAGAGGCTGTATTATGAATTTTACACAGATTGTTTTTTCTATGCAAAGAtgtgcttttgtgtatttttttccacttcccttAAACATTCACACTAAGGGGGactaaaataaaacattcctAAATAATTCTTCAGGTATGGAAAACTACCTTAGTTAATTTCTTGGTGAAAGGTTTCAATGTCTTCAGATACAATTTGCTAAGAAAAATACAAGCAAGTTTTTACATGTGtcctctttgaaagaaaaaggtatttttgtctCAACACTCAAAAATCACCACAGACCCCTTGCTTTCCAGATAAACTAAATTCTATGCAATTTGGCTCTTTCAATTTATCATTGTCATTTCATTCAATGTGAGAGTTGAAAAGGACAAAACTAAGCCTAAGTTTGCTTTCCTCAGAGGAGTTCAGATCTGAGTAACCATTTATCCACATTCCTTGATCACAGAGACTTTGACCAGTATCTATATGTAAATGGGCCATAAATATTAAATTTAACCAAAATTCATAAGGAAACTATAACTCCTTCTTTGCTTTTGaggttttcaggattttttgaATGGCATCTGTTCTTTCACTAGCTTTGGATAAACAAACACccattaaattactttttatcagcatttaaaaaaatatgtctgctATGATATTTCTCTACCTTTGCCACAGAAGGAACACCTTTTCCTGGACTATTTCTTCTGTCTGATTTCAGGGAGGCTATGTCTGCCTTCTCATCTCTGTATCTAAGCAGTAGGGCAGCTGGGGTTCCCACCACCCATCTGGACCCATTGAAGACTGCTCCTCACTCCCAAGCTGAGAAGTTCTTGAACTAGAAAGAAGTGAAAAGCgctaaaaataaagaggaaattgAGAAAAACATCATTTACACAGTCATTTATAAAccttttttaaatacatttttattaaaacatttgcttttaatgCCTTGTAGAAATCCACCACCTTGGAGCCATCAGAAGCTGCTGACTTTCTTCAAACATGTCAAAGGAAGAGCAGGAATATCTCcaaatcctgcttcagcagaattttttctcacttttaacaTTAACTCGTTCGATTTAGTAAGTTACTGTGAACTTGGCAAGATTCTTCACCTTGTCCTTTTAAAAGTACGCTTTAAAGAAAACTACTTTCATAAACAGGCAGTAACTACAGATAAAGGTTCAGCATGCACCAAAGGGCTGAAGTACAGGAGAACCACAAGGAGAACACAGATGTTACCAGATTGTGCTTTTAAGAAACTACGCACAGAGACAACAGTGAATGCAgataaggaagaaggaaagactACTTGCAACTGAACAAGGATTAAAATGTCAGGGTTACAACAGTTTTCAGGTCATCTAACAGACTGATATACTTTAAAATTCACAGTCAGTATAAACGAGACAATACGTCTGTGATGATGCAGGGGGACAGGCTGCAGTACAGTGCCTGAACTCTCACAGAAAGGCTGGCGTGCTGATACCAGGGATGGCATGACTCTCATTCACTCAGGAATTAGGCACCAGATTTGAAAGTCTCATGTTCCTACACTGGGTGGTCTACTTTGTGAGACGAGTGGAGGAGGATGGTTGGTATCTATATCTGGTGAAGGCAGACGGAAAACCTCCCTAACTCTGACAACACTGAGCATTAATAGCTTTGCCTTTTGTGGTCTGTTATCAGCTTCCTCACTCAGCTGTTCAGTAGAAGGCTACCAACACTCTGGcccatttctttcatttgctaGCTTTCCCATTAGAAAACATCAGAGTGCACCAGCGGATGAGTTTACTTTAAGGTTGACCCCTTGGTTACTTACACAATACATACATTACACTGTTGGGACATTTGTATATGCCCTTTATCACAGGATCAAAGTGTTCTATTTATGCCCTTGGCACATACATACTCGTTTACTGGAGTCAGGATTGGTCCTGCATGGCCTCTAATCCGTTTTTTACTTAAAACTACAAGAatacatgtttggtttttttaaaagggtcTTTCTCAGGTTTGACACACATGATGATTTGGGTTTTGCTGAAGCTTTAAGCCAAAAAAATAGTGGCTTAGGTTTTAAAAAAGTTTAGATATTTGGCAGATACTTGGTAACTAATTTGTGCAAGAAGTCCAGCAAGTTTTATTTCTAACACTGATTTAAGAAATGGGCTTAGCAGAAAATAGATGTTCTTAATAGTCCATCTTATTTCATTAATGAAACGTGCAGAACCTTGCTGTGTCTATTTACAGGAGGTTAGGACTTACCAAATTTTACATCTCTCCTCTGCTCCCTACAGCCTTTCCTATTAAGATACTTTGATACCCAGCCATTTTAATACCACATGAGGTTTCCCAGCAAACCGACTGCCATATTTCCATACTTCAGCCATGCAAAGTGTTCACAAAGCCATATGTACCTTTTGAAAGTTAATCAGGCAAGTATCATTGTAGGGATTTCACAGATAAAAGAATCATCATCTTTTGATAtattattttcatgaaaacataTTAATAAGAAACACTTGTATATATGcttcccttttgtttgtttgtttaaattatatttgGCACAAAAAAATCAGCCTGTAACAAATTTCAGCATAACAAAGATCCATGGGATCACACATATGATAGAAGGTGACCTTCCTCTGTCACTTAAAGCTCCTGCTCTTCCTAAGAATCCACCTTGGGAAAAATACTGACTTTATtgtttctgctgatttttctttctgccttacaCTTAGGCTGTTTCGTCTGGATTAGCTCTTCAGGGGTATTCCCCAAAGGAGGCAGGAGCCGCTTCTTACTGTTTCGGTTTTCTGACAGCCACTGTGGAGGCAGCTCAAAGGGTCCAAAACCAAACTGCATGGAATACTTGTCATTTACCGTATCAGCTTCTGTGGGCACAGCTGGCGCCACCTGAGCTGCAGAGTCTGCAATTGTCGGTGGTATAAATTTGTGAACCAAAGTCTCTCCTACCTCTAAACTGGTGGTAGGAATGTCTTTCTGTTGAAAGTCACCAGACCCAATGGACTTGGTCTCATTCTCCTCATCTTCCATTGGCTTGAAGATTTGTTGTTGCCCGATATGAAACATCTCCAGAAGCTGGCTCCCCGAACGGACACTGGGCTCCAAATTAGCATCTGCAACACCACCTGAGCTGACAATGTTTCTCCTGCTGTACCTTCGGTGCAGCTGTACTATTGTCCCCACTAAGCACTTCCGTACCGATTTGTTAACAGTTAGAAATAACAAAGGATTAGCCAGCAAAGAGACCTTGGGCAACCAAATGGCAGTGAGGAGCAAGAAGACCgaaatatctgaaatattgaGTATGGTGCGGTAAATCACCAAGGTCACATAGGgaacactgcagaaaataaatatcaTAACCATGGAAAGCAGCATGGCATGAAGCTCGGCTTCTCGCTGGGAGGCATAAGGGATAGAAATTGTATTCTGAGGGGTCCTTAAGGCAGCTatgatgacttttttcttctggCTGGCACTCAGTGCCCTGCGAATAAGAATCATAAAAAGAAACACTACAGCCACTGGTACAATCACAGTGGTGATGTTATAGATGATGACATATATCAGGTGGCCAAGGGAGTAACTCCAAGATTCAGAACAGGTGGACATGGCATAAATATCAGACACATTGGTTACAGCAAATACTGGAATGCTGGCCACTATTGCATGGGCCCAGATATAGATAACCAGGTCTCGGGATTTTgcatcagatatttttctttccagagggTATAAAACAGAGTAgtacctgtcaaaaaaaaaaaaaaaattacaattgatACAATGCCAAGGGTGAAGTCTATAATGAGCACAGTGCTTATGAGAAGCCTCTCAGGATCTGTCTGAGCATAATGCTCCAAATCCCTAACTGGGTTGACAACTGACTACCTGcttatgagagaaaaaaaaccccaaaggtcTACGCCTTTGCAGGTCTGCCTGTAGAAAAAACCTGAATATTCAAACTTCAGGATCAGGTTATTGGTGGTGAACAACTCTTTTAATAATTGTGACTACATCACTTTGGCTGATTTGTATAAACATTATTTGGAGATTTCATCATTTAATTACTTGTAAACTGGACAGTATATTGCACATGGCACAAAATTCCAGAAAACATGATGGAGGCATAGATATGTCACGTTGAAAGGCAAGATTCATAGTTAATTTGAAAAGCTGCTTtatggtagattttttttctctggatatttggaaaaagcTGCTGGTCACAAATTACATGTACCCATCTACTCGAAGTACAATGGGGTTTTGTTCTGCACAAGTTCTGGTTGGCAAGGCCCTGAGGAAAAGAGCAGTCAAACACTGACATTCTGTGTGCACTAAACAAAAAAGTGCATTTCTGACATGCACTTCAAATATTTCAGGCACTAATTCATTGTTTGCTTACTACTGTGG encodes:
- the GPR176 gene encoding G-protein coupled receptor 176, with translation MCQTASGQKLPFQNLKLLHPTTLKCNEVRVCSHFPLCMVRGGGIEDGRNFIMGYDKSWISRNESHHAPFQAAGSALEMRNTSTGQMVWQGGNGSQTGAPESEEHGEEQTYRHFTTTVQIVIFVGSLLGNIMVLWSTCRTSVLKSVTNRFIKNLACSGICASLVCVPFDIALSASPHCCWWIYTMLFCRIAKFLHKVFCSVTILSFPAIALDRYYSVLYPLERKISDAKSRDLVIYIWAHAIVASIPVFAVTNVSDIYAMSTCSESWSYSLGHLIYVIIYNITTVIVPVAVVFLFMILIRRALSASQKKKVIIAALRTPQNTISIPYASQREAELHAMLLSMVMIFIFCSVPYVTLVIYRTILNISDISVFLLLTAIWLPKVSLLANPLLFLTVNKSVRKCLVGTIVQLHRRYSRRNIVSSGGVADANLEPSVRSGSQLLEMFHIGQQQIFKPMEDEENETKSIGSGDFQQKDIPTTSLEVGETLVHKFIPPTIADSAAQVAPAVPTEADTVNDKYSMQFGFGPFELPPQWLSENRNSKKRLLPPLGNTPEELIQTKQPKCKAERKISRNNKVSIFPKVDS